A genome region from Anastrepha obliqua isolate idAnaObli1 chromosome 4, idAnaObli1_1.0, whole genome shotgun sequence includes the following:
- the LOC129246472 gene encoding probable peroxisomal acyl-coenzyme A oxidase 1, which yields MPARKQTIPHTVNPDLQRERHAASFRIDEFSRWWHGGAEKLRFKRELEQEILNDMTTHNTLLHYKSHEEISEIALKQSLDVAKKLRAMQDRINPGGNDIWPKLYGTSAIWGAMPAGNPFGVQFAMVVDAIKMHATDEQWERFGKRVENFEICGTYTQTELGHGTFLRGLETRADYDRVKDEFVLNTPTLSAYKWWPGGLGHCSNFCLLVAQLYIDNEPKGVQMFFVELRDEETHMPLPGVDIGEIGHKMGFYGVSNGFLGLKNVRIPRTNMLMRNAKVLPDGTFVESPTSVLLYFSMVMMRCAITQNNATLLAMAATIATRYSAVRRQSPINPNEREPQILDHVTQQLKILPEIATAIAYQLSAKSLWALYHETYAGIERSDFTRLPELHNLACALKALCSSDSSTGAERLRMACGGHGYLTSANMHVIVASAAAACTYEGENTVLLLQVGRFLMKSWRAASEGKSLTPTASYLTAPAQGKTFGRWTGEWANIVAAIQYAAANKVRLAFENMSQRLKQGQTEGEAANHTGIELTKAAELHGRSFVAATFLAHVTGPEAAEHSAAFNRVLQNLLELYLVHTALRHLSDILQCISLSEVELRALQTRLETVLKKLRPDAVPIVDGFDFHDRSLSSALGAYDGNVYERLFDLAKQSPLNQQPVPKSFHTVLKPFLKSNL from the exons atgCCTGCAAGAAAGCAAACGATACCACACACCGTTAATCCCGATCTGCAAAGGGAACGTCATGCGGCCAGCTTTCGTATAGATGAGTTTAGCCGCTGGTGGCATGGAGGCGCTGAGAAGCTACGCTTCAAAAGAGAATtgg AACAAGAAATATTGAATGACATGACCACTCACAATACACTGTTGCACTATAAATCTCATGAGGAAATCAGCGAAATAGCATTGAAGCAATCACTCGACGTAGCGAAAAAGCTGCGTGCCATGCAGGACCGTATCAATCCCGGCGGCAATGACATATGGCC CAAACTTTACGGGACCTCTGCGATTTGGGGTGCCATGCCCGCTGGCAACCCATTTGGTGTACAGTTTGCTATGGTGGTTGACGCGATTAAGATGCATGCGACCGACGAACAATGGGAACGTTTTGGTAAGCGCGTGGAAAATTTCGAAATCTGTGGCACTTATACGCAAACCGAATTGGGTCACGGCACATTCCTGCGTGGGCTGGAGACGCGTGCTGATTACGATCGTGTCAAGGACGAATTTGTGCTGAATACACCGACGTTGAGTGCATATAAATGGTGGCCTGGTGGAT TGGGTCACTGCAGCAACTTTTGCCTGCTGGTGGCACAGTTGTACATTGACAACGAGCCGAAGGGTGTGCAAATGTTCTTTGTGGAGTTGCGCGACGAGGAAACACATATGCCCTTGCCAGGTGTTGATATCGGTGAAATTGGGCACAAAATGGGTTTCTATGGCGTAAGTAACGGCTTCTTGGGCTTGAAAAATGTTCGCATACCACGCACTAATATGCTAATGCGCAATGCTAAAGTACTACCTGATGGCACATTCGTTGAGAGTCCCACCTCTGTGCTGTTATACTTCTCGATGGTGATGATGCGTTGTGCGATAACGCAAAATAACGCAACCCTTCTCGCTATGGCAGCTACAATAGCAACACGCTACTCAGCTGTGCGCCGTCAGAGTCCGATCAATCCCAATGAGAGGGAGCCACAAATTTTAGATCATGTAACACAACAGCTCAAAATCTTACCCGAAATTGCAACTGCTATCGCTTACCAACTCTCTGCAAAATCTTTATGGGCCTTGTATCATGAAACCTATGCCGGCATTGAACGCAGCGATTTCACACGTCTACCGGAATTGCACAACCTGGCGTGCGCTCTGAAAGCGCTCTGCAGCTCCGACTCTAGTACGGGAGCCGAACGTCTACGAATGGCCTGTGGCGGTCACGGCTACTTGACCTCTGCCAATATGCATGTGATCGTCGCATCCGCAGCAGCGGCCTGCACTTATGAGGGTGAGAATACGGTGCTACTGCTGCAAGTTGGACGCTTCCTCATGAAGTCATGGCGCGCGGCTAGCGAAGGCAAATCATTAACACCGACAGCAAGTTATTTGACCGCACCGGCACAAGGTAAAACTTTTGGTCGATGGACTGGCGAATGGGCGAATATTGTTGCGGCGATACAGTATGCGGCAGCAAA TAAGGTGCGCTTGGCTTTCGAGAATATGTCGCAGCGTCTGAAGCAAGGCCAAACCGAGGGAGAGGCGGCCAACCATACGGGCATTGAACTAACGAAAGCAGCAGAG TTACATGGCCGTTCTTTTGTCGCCGCCACATTCCTAGCTCATGTTACCGGTCCCGAAGCTGCTGAGCATTCTGCTGCTTTCAATAGAGTGCTGCAGAATCTTTTGGAACTATACTTAGTGCATACAGCGCTACGTCATTTGAGTGATATACTACAG TGCATCAGTTTGAGTGAAGTTGAATTGCGCGCGCTTCAGACTCGTCTTGAGACCGTTTTGAAGAAATTGCGTCCTGATGCTGTACCAATCGTCGATGGTTTTGACTTCCACGATCGCTCTTTGAGCTCGGCGTTAGGCGCATATGATGGCAATGTCTATGAGCGTCTATTCGATTTGGCTAAGCAGAGCCCATTGAATCAGCAGCCAGTGCCGAAATCATTCCACACAGTTCTCAAACCTTTCCTCAAGTCTAATTTATAA